The window TTAAATCAGCTTCTGAAAATGGTAAACTTTACCATTAATGGTTTGAGAAAATTCTTTTTCCTCTTTGAATCTATCTGAATACCAACGATCAGAATTACAATCAGGTTCTATCTTCTTTAAAGCAGCATGAAATGCCTTAAAATTCGTGTCGATAATAACAACACGATTGTTTAAACAGCACGAAAGAAGCTTACTAATTCTCTCATTCATTTGACAAATATACAAAATAAGCACATAAAATGGAAAAATGTTTTGTAATTCCAATATAAGTGCTTATATTTGAAAAAGCAAAAACGATACAATTAAAATTACAACGTCATGACATTAATATTTTCTAATGAAATAAAACAATTTGAATCTAAAGCTGGTAAATATTTCAAACTTGCCAAAGACATTTACTTTTATGAAAGTGATAGTTTTATTTCAAGTGGAGAAATTGTCAGATGCGAAGATGTAAGAGTAAGAAATGATGGTAAATCAAAATGGTCAGAATTTGATAGTTACCGTTTGGAAATAAAAGTTAATAATCTTGACTTTGGAATTAGAGAAATTAAACTTTCAATATATGATGTCAAAAACATTAAAGACATTGAAGATTATTTTAAATCAATTTTTCATAAAATATAAACCTGAGCAAGTTTCAAAAAGGCTCTCATGGTTAGTTTTTCCGGGTGGCATTTGATCATTTCCGTCACCCGGTTTTATTTCAAACAAAAAATTAAATCAAAATATTATGGAAAAAAATTTCTTACACAGCTTTAATAATAAAAAGGTTAAGATTAACTGGAATAAGAATCCTGTAAAAATGGATTTATTCTTTTCATTTCTGACCGTTGATCTGAAAGAGAATACGGATACATTAGGATACTGTAATGGGTGGAGAGAATACCGGAATGAGGAATATGAACTAATAGTAAAAGGAGGAATTGTTAGCGGATATGGATTATTACTTGACACATTACAATACAGGAAAAATCTAGATAATAAGTATAATAATTACGTAAATCCATTTTACTTGTTTGATATAATGACGAATGAAGGAAAAAAATTCTTTATAAATTATTACTCAGATGATATAAGGCAATACTTTGAAGAAAAAAAAGACCTAATAGAAAACCTGCAGTTGAGAATTATTAAACAAAAGGATGAACTAGAGTTTTCCCAGACATTAATGAAACATTTTGAAGATGAAAACTAAATACATTAAAGTATCCGTATCGGATCGACTACCGGAAACTGCTGGAAATTATTACATCATCAATAGTATAGGAACTAAACAAATTGAATACTTCAACGGTAGACGGCTAACAGAATCGTTTATTGAGCCTGAATACTGGCTTCAGGAAGTTCCAGACTATGAGGATGAGATGAAGGAGATGCTGGATGAGTTAATTCATGTGAAAGATGACATTCTACAAGCATTAGATCATGCTAATAATTCAGCTGAAGATTATCAATATCTATTTGACAAAGCAAAATCCATTTTAACCAAACTAAAAACAGAATCATGAATCTGGAAGGACGTAAAAGTAATATCTACTTTGATAAAACAGGCAAACAGATACTAGAAGGTGATTTACTACAAGTATTCCATTTTAGAACAAGAAGAAAAATCTATTACATGTATCAGATTGTAGTTATTGAAAATACGAACGAATTCCCAGTAATGGCATGTAGATCTATTTATTCTGAAAAGCCACACTATAGACTTTATGTTGTATGTGATAATGAACAAAGGATTTACAAAGATGCAAAGGTAATTTATGAGCGAAATTATCAAAATAAAAGATTGAAAATAAAACCAATCAAAGAAGCTACAGAGCTAAAATAAACGGAACCGGACCGTTCTACCGGGAAAAATCAAAGATAAAAATCAGTGCAAAAACAGTTCGTAAAAAACAGCGAACGCACACTCTTTACGTCAAATTTAAAAAATTACAATAATGGAAAACACTAAAACTGGCATTCAACTTATCGCCGAAGAAAGAAAAAGACAAATAGAGTCAGAAGGCTAGACTGCTGAACACGACCAAACTCATTCAGAAGGTGAGCTGGCAAATGCCGGTGCTTTATATGCCATGACAGAAGAAATGAGAGATTACATTGATATTAAATGGGGTAATGATATGTGGTTAAATTTCTGGCCTTTTGAGCTTAAATGGTTAAAGTTTACACCGAATGACCGAGTGAAACAGCTTTGTAAAGCGGGCGCAATGATCGCTGCAGAAATTGACAGACTGAATAATTTAGAAAATTAGCCATGAGTCACCAAGAGAAGCAACGCATATTTGATGAGTACGCAAAGAGTCAAGGATTTGAAAGCTGGCAAAATTTACTTCACAAAGCACCAGTAAACGAACTACCAAATCACACTTACGAGGCCTGCGATCGCGTCCAGGAGGAACAGCAGAAGAGAATAGCGGAGAATGCCAGAATGAATTTCCATGATGGGCATTTCAAATCTAACAACAAATTAAAGTATTTCCAGTCAGGAGCCGATAATCTTACGGTAAGCAAAGACTCTATCATTAATCATGAAAATCTAATCAAATGAAAATACTTAATCTTTATGCCTGCTTAGGAGGAAATAGATACAAGTGGGATGAAGTAGCTAAGGCTGCAGGAATTGAAATTCAGGTAACAGCTGTTGAATTAGATCCGGAACTTGCAAGATTGTATAAGGAAAGGTTTCCTAACGATATTGTGATAGTTGCAGATGCTCATCAATATTTATTAGATCATTACAAAGAGTTTGATTTTATATGGAGTTCGCCGCCATGTCCTACTCATTCTAAGATGAAAAAAAGTCAAACAAATAATGGCAATCACAAACCGGAATATCCATCAATGATGCTTTATGAAGAAATTTTGTTCTTATCTCATTTTTTCAAAGGAAAGTATTGTGTTGAGAATGTAATTCCATATTACGAACCATTGATTGAAGCGCAAAAAAGAGGCAGACATCTGTACTGGTGTAATTTCAAACTTCCAGATAGTTTAAACGACAGACGGGTGGAAAATTTTATTCATACAAAACTGGATAATCTTTCAAAATTTCATGAGTTTGATTTTAAGATACTCTTGAATTTTAACAGATTTACACAATCGGGAAATAAACCAGGTATAAGAATTGAAAAAATAGCCCGAAACCTCGTAGACTATGAAGCTGGAAGAACAATTTTTGAATGTGTATTGCAAAAAGAGCCTAAACGCATTATTAACAGTCTATTTGATGACGAATATTTGACACTATAAAATTCCTACACTCACTTATTAACCACTAAAAAACAAAACAATGAATAAAGAGGAGTTAATAGAACAATTTAAATTTCACTACCAGCAGACCGACATAATGGATGCTGAGCTTGCGAAATTATGCAAATTAGAGATTGAGCCATTAATCAATGATGGTAAGTATCAAGAGGCAAAGTATGCTGTATATAGATTTTATGGCATTATTGATTTTTCCATAGAAAAAGACATGATACTGGCAAATTTAAACCAAAGAATAAGAAATAAAATCAGTCATGAATAAAGACGAATTATTAAAAATATACAGTGCTTATCTGCCGTATGGGCTTTTGATCGAAACCCGAACAGATGAAGAAATTAAAACAGAAGGAAGCTATATATCAAAACTTACAGGTGTTGATCATTTAGGATTACACGATGAATTTGCGAATTGTTGGGAATTCGAAGTACGGCCTATTCTCTACGATCTATCCTATTTAACCAAGGAGATAGAGCATGGAGGGGAAAAGTTTGTGCCGATTGTAGAACTTTTGAAAATTAAATACCCAAATCAAAAAGGAAGATATGCTACAACTGAATATTCAACTTTCGGCTATCCATTCGCTTGTTTTAGTGTAGATGCTGGAAAACAAATCAAAGTCAACACTTCCTATTTACTAGAAGAACCCTTTTGGATTTTCCAAAAAATTACAGAATGGCATTTCAACGCCTTCAACCTCCCTGAAGACCAGTTTATCAACAAAGCAACTTTAAAACAATGAAACCAAGGTTCAAAAAAAACAGTCAAATAATAATTTTTGACAAAAGAATAAGAAAATACATAATCAAGCAACTTTAACCAATAAATAATAAATCAATGGAATACTCAAAAGCAAAAGAAATTTACCAAAAAGCAATTGATACATGGGGAGAAAAAGCCCAGTTAGAAATGCTACAAGAAGAAAGCACTGAATTAGCGCTTGCCACAAGAAAGTATGTAAGAATGCCTAATAACGATAACATGACTGCTCTGGCTTCGGAAGTGGCAGATGTTAAAATAATGCTTGAGCAATTAGTAATTATGGTTCCAGATATTATACACATGTCAAATGACTGGTACGATATTAAGATGGAAAGACTTGATAAAAGATTAAATGCAAAGAGTTTTGAAGATTAACCCCGTGCCATCTTAGGGTGGCGCTTTAAAAGAAAAAAATTATGTACAATAAAAAAGATTTAACAAGATTGGGATTTCATGATTACGACAGAGAAAGCTCAGAAAAATATATTGAAATGGATTTTAAGACTTTTTCTGTGAATGTCTTCCAGTGGGTATTGAAATCTTCTAAAAAAGAAATGAAGCCCTCTAAATGTGTTGTGCGCGTTTCCGGAAGGCCTGAAGACAAAGAAAAGGTTTTCTCAATGTGTGATTTGATTTGTAAGCAGCTTGACCTTGGAGAATGGGATGGCAGAAAAACAGTAAGAGTATCATGATAGCACCACAAGAACTAAAAATAGGAAGCCTCGTTTATATTCCGGAGACTGGCCAGATTCTCCCAATAACTGCCATTAACATGGATTTAGGAGTAATTGTAAACAGATCATTACGAATGCTATCATATAACGAAATAGAGCCTATAGAGCTAACAGAAGACTGGCTTTTGAAGCTGAGTTTCGAGAAAAAAGAAGTTTATGTGGCTGGTGTTATGTATGATGGTTGGTTGAATTTCTCGTTTCACCTGGACATTAATCATATTAAAAACACTTTCTTCTATCATTGGATGGGTGGCAATATTGAAATCAAATACGTCCACCAACTTCAAAATATCTATTTTGCCCTTACCGGGGAAGAACTAATAAAAGAACAGAGATGAAAAATTTACAACTCGATTTAAATAAAAGGCTCCTTATTGTGGAGACAACAGCGGTGGATTTAGCAGTCTCAATGCTAATAGGAGACTTCTTTCCTGAGTATGAACTTGAGTTAATTTGCAAAGGCTCAGATCTTACTGAGGATATTGCGAAGGGATTAGTTAATGGAATGTATCCGGAACACTATGTATTATCAACTGGTGTTTCACAATTATATAGATCAGGAATAGCAACATACATAGGAAATCCTTTAAAAGCTTTTATAGAGCAGATAAAATTTAATGGTTTTTTCTGGGATAATCCCAACGGAGAAGAGCCTATAAAAGAATATTATAAAAAAGATACACCAATTGAAATTTGGGAAAAAGATTTTTTAATTGATCATGGAGAATGGCAGGAAGCCGAATCCAAGACCTTCAGCCCTGAGAAATGTATAATCTTTGAAATACTATGATAACAATTGTAAATTACTTTAGAAGCTTATTTTGTAAGCATGATTTTATTATCGATGAAAAGCACTGTAACAGGTCTATTAATTTTTCAAATAGGTCCGGGTTAAGAGTGTCGATGATTTGTAAAAAATGTGGCTATAATAGATCATTTTGGAAATTTTAATATTTGAAATAGTGTAAATATGAAAGGTAATCACAAAATAATTTACCAAGTATCAACAGATGATGGCATGGGAGGCGAAAGGAATATGGGTTTTGCTGCCGGCAATGAATCAGACATAAAAACTTACTATGAGCCTTACAAACCATATAAGGAAGCAGATATATATTTGCGAAAAATAGAAGTTAATATTGTAACTGGGGAAATGGCAGAAAATATTCAAATTCTTAATCAAGAAAAGATCCGGCTTGAATCCAGATTGAAACAGATAAATGATGAATTGAAGTAATTACGGAAACCCACAACAGAAAATCTGTATCTTTACTCCATGGAAGAAATAGAAGAGAAGTTTTACCAGCTAGTAAAGGAGCAGCACAAAAGAACAGGTGGGGCCAACGGACTTAGCACATATCTTGTTGATGAAAAATTAGGAATAAGTCATTCTGAAATGAGAGAAGCTATTGAAAATCTTTTGAAGAAAAATAAAATAGCAAAGCTCAAACATTTGAACGGAACTAGCTACACGCTGCCAAAATAAAAACTTATGATTAGTCACAGAATACAATATGAATTAGAAAAACAAGAATTAGAAGCTACTGAAATTATGTTGGGAACTTGGATTTTTGATGAGTTTATAAAAGAAAGAGAAGCTGAAGAATTGCAAAAGTTTGATGATTTAGAAGATTTTACTTTTTTAGGTATAAGAGTGACTCAATCGAATATATTAAATCCAACAGAAATTAAAATCTACAGAAAAGATCAATTTGGATTGAACAAAATTAACCATTCTCTTCATGATTTTGTACAGGCGACAAAAATGTTTTCAGACACGGTTGCTATGTTTTCTCCGTTAGCAATAGTCACAAGAAGATATACTAATGAAGATGATTTTAATTCAAACTATTTACTACTAAACGAAATTCCTAAAAAGCAATACAAACCTCTTATTAAGATGCTGAAAGTTGGATTTGATATTAGGTCTGCAATATCCACACTAAAAGAGACATTTTAAATAAAGCCCCTGAATTTACAGGGGTATTTTTATAATTCTGATATTTCTTTTATTGATTTTTGGCAGTATTTAAGTAATGAATGAAAGTCTTCATCAAGAAATTTATTCGACCTGTATTCCTTTATTTTATCGTACACTACACTTTGGCTTTTGCCAATTATTTCACCTACCTTTTTTGCTGAAATACCTAAATTATTAATAAGGCGGATTGTTTTTTCATGATTAGTCAGTCATTGCTTTGTAATCCATTGACTCAAAGGCATGCCAATACTTTCCAATTCATCATTTGTCCAATCTTGTAATTCATCATCAATATAAGGAGCAAGTTCATATTCGTCTTTAACACCATTTGTTTCATCTAAGTCATAAGTGTTTAGAGAATTGTAAAAAGCGAAAGCTTCATTGAGAGTTTTAGAAGAATAAATTTCCGATGAACCATTGTCTTTTTTATTGATAGTTACTTTATAAGTTCTTTTCATATCGTTTGATTTTAATTGTTAAACTTTCTTGTTATTTTGATACTGTAAATGTATAACTAAATTTAATATCACGCAAATAATTACGTGAAAAATATTACAATTTATTTCAATTATAAATAAGTTAGACTACTAAATAAAAATTGTTAGAATTGTAAAAAAAAATTGTTAGAGGTATTGTTTTATCACTTTACTATTCGTAACTTTACTGTAAAGCAGTTGGAAATGAAGAGGTTGAAGCCAAATAATTGCACGGTTTGTGGTAAATATTTTATGCCGTCTAGGATAGGTCAGGAAGTATGTGGATGGAGCTGTGCAATTGCTCTTGGCAAATCAAATATTCAAAAGCAAAACTCTAAGGCTTGGCAGAAAGAGAAGATGATTAGGAAGGAGAAGCTGAAGACACACAAGGATTGGATACAAGACCTGCAAAAAGACTTCAATACATTTATTCGACTAAGAGATAGGGATCAGCCTTGTATAAGCTGTGGAACTACGAGAGTGGATATTAAATACGACGCAGGGCATTTTTGGACTACAGGGGGCTTCCCGAATGTGAGATT of the Chryseobacterium aureum genome contains:
- a CDS encoding DNA cytosine methyltransferase codes for the protein MKILNLYACLGGNRYKWDEVAKAAGIEIQVTAVELDPELARLYKERFPNDIVIVADAHQYLLDHYKEFDFIWSSPPCPTHSKMKKSQTNNGNHKPEYPSMMLYEEILFLSHFFKGKYCVENVIPYYEPLIEAQKRGRHLYWCNFKLPDSLNDRRVENFIHTKLDNLSKFHEFDFKILLNFNRFTQSGNKPGIRIEKIARNLVDYEAGRTIFECVLQKEPKRIINSLFDDEYLTL
- a CDS encoding nucleoside triphosphate pyrophosphohydrolase family protein, which produces MEYSKAKEIYQKAIDTWGEKAQLEMLQEESTELALATRKYVRMPNNDNMTALASEVADVKIMLEQLVIMVPDIIHMSNDWYDIKMERLDKRLNAKSFED
- a CDS encoding recombination protein NinG yields the protein MKRLKPNNCTVCGKYFMPSRIGQEVCGWSCAIALGKSNIQKQNSKAWQKEKMIRKEKLKTHKDWIQDLQKDFNTFIRLRDRDQPCISCGTTRVDIKYDAGHFWTTGGFPNVRFDEDNVHKQCSNNCNFKKSGNINEYRPRLVEKIGIERFEALEFRARNGVLKLSIPEIKEKIEYYRKRIKELKTK